From the genome of Brachyhypopomus gauderio isolate BG-103 chromosome 20, BGAUD_0.2, whole genome shotgun sequence, one region includes:
- the LOC143484650 gene encoding chromosome transmission fidelity protein 18 homolog, translating to MAASVLDISGLVTLQESPKRVTSAACRTRKRPPATGDYITVTDSLGNRVYLSKKEDDYKAPDPRFFRNSQNALSLLAVPIEVLKEQVAERRHLVEDSQRLTELLNSGVDPELLEDEVMQNAEGEDGDAADEGSCSRLWVPALVCGLSYTELLSDDVSHKMHRTESTFA from the exons ATGGCAGCCAGTGTTTTGGACATCAGTGGCCTGGTAACACTACAGGAATCACCAAAGAGGGTTACCTCGGCAGCGTGTCGCACACGGAAACGTCCCCCAGCAACAGGAGATTACATCACGGTCACAGACTCCTTGGGAAACCGAGTTTACCTCAGCAAGAAGGAGGATGACTACAAG GCACCAGACCCGAGGTTTTTCAGGAATTCCCAGAATGCACTGAGCCTTCTGGCTGTGCCCATTGAGGTTCTCAAAGAGCAAGTGGCAGAGAGA CGTCATTTGGTGGAGGACTCCCAGAGGCTAACAGAACTCCTGAACAG TGGTGTAGATCCAGAACTTCTTGAGGATGAGGTGATGCAGAATGCAGAGGGGGAGGATGGTGACGCTGCAGACGAAGGTTCCTGCTCTCGTTTGTGGGTTCCTGCTCTCGTTTGTGGGCTGAGTTATACGGAGCTGCTGAGTGACGATGTGAGTCATAAAATGCACAGGACAGAGTCCACTTTTGCATGA